A window of Candidatus Delongbacteria bacterium contains these coding sequences:
- a CDS encoding sensor histidine kinase: MSRINIQGTIENIRSKSNVYTPIIEAIVNSIQSIIEKGNDNGKIEIILHREKILEFDNSTPEIKSIEIRDNGLGFTQQNRDSFDTFYSELRKNIGGKGFGRFMFVKYFNNVRVESVFKDSNENFKLRKFRFGKQYEIIVDETIDDTKAIDSYSSLFLENLKEEHSFEKQIETISKKILERILIFFINDSFKCPTIIVKEEDASQTIILNDYLTGKNEIQLFKSKDFKIKNNGHSALFTAKIFKIFFPGSQKSKISLTGHNREVTESPLHKYVPEFEDDFYDESNGSRKNYIIKTYVLGEYLDSNVSTERETFDFQRDGDSMHFPYSQIEIETNAALITKEVFGTDVQIRTEKKSERIRNYINNSAPWHKVYLPDLDISSIAYNLKDEDIEVELQKVKFNKELQTRAEIKELLSDDNEDIDGNMAKAISKISEIGKSDLAHYVFNRKNVLEAFIKLLKRRDDGKGELEKDVHNLIFPMGRDSENTEYHEHNLWLLDERLVFSEYVASDKKISTKKDALGEPDLVVFDKKQSFRNGDNNFSNPITIFEFKRPKRENYKEEDDPILQIGNYLDKIREGKYEMPEGLEQIKVNDNTPVYAYVICDLTSKIHGFAKKHQLTLSPDQEGYFGFHNGYKMYVEVISFKKLLSDATLRNKIFFKKLQIE, from the coding sequence ATGAGTAGAATTAACATACAAGGAACTATTGAAAATATTCGGAGTAAATCAAATGTTTATACTCCAATAATTGAAGCTATTGTCAATTCGATTCAATCGATTATTGAAAAGGGAAATGACAACGGTAAAATTGAAATTATTCTGCATAGAGAAAAGATTCTTGAATTTGATAATTCAACACCTGAAATAAAATCAATTGAAATTAGAGATAACGGATTAGGCTTCACACAACAAAACCGTGATTCATTCGATACTTTTTATAGTGAGCTAAGAAAAAACATTGGAGGCAAGGGTTTTGGCAGATTCATGTTTGTCAAGTATTTTAACAATGTAAGAGTTGAAAGTGTCTTTAAGGATAGTAATGAAAACTTTAAATTAAGAAAATTTAGATTTGGAAAACAGTATGAAATAATTGTGGATGAGACAATTGATGATACTAAAGCAATAGACTCTTATTCCAGCTTGTTTTTAGAAAATCTTAAAGAAGAACATTCATTTGAAAAACAGATTGAAACAATTTCAAAAAAAATCCTTGAACGAATACTTATTTTCTTTATTAATGATTCTTTTAAATGCCCTACTATTATTGTAAAAGAAGAAGATGCATCTCAGACTATTATTCTTAATGACTATTTAACGGGTAAAAATGAGATTCAATTATTTAAGAGTAAGGATTTTAAAATAAAAAACAATGGACACTCAGCACTATTTACTGCAAAAATATTTAAGATATTTTTTCCAGGAAGTCAAAAGAGTAAAATTAGTCTAACCGGTCACAATAGAGAAGTAACTGAATCACCTTTGCATAAATATGTACCTGAATTTGAAGATGATTTTTATGACGAATCCAATGGTAGCAGAAAGAATTATATAATCAAGACTTATGTTTTAGGCGAATATCTTGACTCAAATGTTTCCACTGAGAGAGAAACATTTGATTTTCAGCGTGATGGTGATAGCATGCACTTCCCGTATTCACAAATTGAAATTGAAACAAATGCAGCTCTAATTACAAAAGAAGTATTTGGGACTGATGTACAAATACGCACAGAAAAGAAAAGCGAGAGAATCAGAAACTACATTAATAATTCTGCTCCTTGGCACAAAGTTTATTTACCCGACCTTGACATTTCAAGTATTGCATACAACCTAAAAGATGAGGATATTGAGGTAGAATTACAGAAAGTAAAATTTAATAAGGAATTACAAACTAGAGCTGAGATTAAAGAATTGCTCAGTGATGACAATGAAGATATTGATGGGAATATGGCAAAAGCCATATCCAAAATTTCTGAGATTGGGAAAAGTGATTTGGCCCATTATGTTTTTAATCGAAAGAATGTTTTAGAGGCGTTTATAAAATTATTAAAACGCAGAGATGATGGTAAGGGAGAACTTGAGAAAGATGTTCATAATTTAATCTTTCCAATGGGTAGAGATTCCGAAAACACAGAATATCACGAGCATAATCTATGGTTACTTGATGAAAGATTGGTTTTTTCAGAATACGTTGCCTCTGATAAAAAAATATCTACAAAAAAAGATGCGTTAGGCGAACCTGATTTGGTTGTTTTTGACAAAAAACAATCGTTTAGAAACGGAGACAATAATTTTAGCAATCCAATCACCATCTTTGAATTTAAAAGGCCTAAAAGAGAAAACTATAAAGAAGAAGATGACCCAATTTTACAGATAGGAAACTATTTAGATAAAATCAGAGAGGGAAAATATGAAATGCCAGAAGGTTTAGAACAAATAAAAGTAAATGACAACACTCCAGTCTATGCTTATGTAATTTGTGACCTTACTTCAAAAATTCATGGTTTTGCTAAGAAGCATCAATTAACTCTTAGTCCTGACCAAGAAGGATATTTCGGATTTCATAACGGGTACAAAATGTATGTCGAGGTAATTAGTTTCAAGAAGTTATTAAGCGATGCAACATTACGAAATAAGATATTTTTCAAGAAATTACAAATAGAATAA
- a CDS encoding helix-turn-helix domain-containing protein, translated as MLHDFKGKGVREKFNYQFKNSSKKYSSIDEMIDELKQNNLLFEIQQMSEEVEYSFDFAGYVLLHTQLVTLLAGDENLNNDILRFKLLTVNQTCDFLQLSRPSVYKLLKDGVIPHVEIMGQKRVQMNDLLSFISEKKKA; from the coding sequence TTGCTTCATGATTTCAAAGGTAAAGGTGTTCGGGAAAAATTTAATTATCAATTTAAAAATTCAAGTAAAAAATATAGTTCGATTGATGAAATGATAGATGAACTAAAACAAAATAATTTATTGTTTGAAATTCAACAAATGTCGGAAGAAGTAGAATATTCTTTCGATTTTGCAGGTTATGTATTGTTGCACACCCAACTGGTTACGTTATTAGCTGGTGATGAAAACCTAAACAACGACATCCTAAGGTTCAAGTTGCTTACAGTCAATCAAACTTGTGATTTTCTTCAATTATCTCGACCGTCAGTTTACAAACTGTTAAAAGATGGTGTTATTCCGCATGTAGAGATAATGGGGCAGAAACGGGTGCAAATGAATGACTTGTTATCTTTCATTTCTGAAAAGAAGAAGGCTTAG